CGCAATTCACCTCCAGCTCGTAAGAGCCCGACCGAAACGCCAGGGTCTTCACCACCTCCACACCGCCCTCCGCATACTGGAAACGGAGACGTCCCGATGTGGCTCCGCCGCCGCTCAGATCGACCGTCATCGGGGATTGGCTGGAAAATAGCGCGGTTGGGAGAAGGGCCGAGACCTCGGGCGCATTATCGACCATCAAGGCCATTGGAAATACGGCCTGCGGTGAATCGGACGTGTCGATCAGATTCAAGGGGTCGCCATTGGCGTCAAGGTAGCGCTTCAGCACCCACTCCTTCACTACAGCTCCCCGGTTGGAAATTGACAGCTTGTACAAATCGGTTTCCACCGAGTACACCTGCTCCTTGACGGCTTTCCGGGTCCTGGAAACGCCCGGTTCCGACCTTTCCCGGGGCATCCGGGGAATGGCCGCCGCCGGTGCCGGCTCGGGTTCCGGCGCAGGACTTGCCGGCTCTACATCCGCATCCGCGGTTGGCCCAGAGGGTTCGGGTTGGAAGTGGGGCTCCAGAAAGTAGCGGGACGCCAGCAGAACGAGGAAGGAAAGAGCAATAGCTAAGAGAAAGTCTCTGTTCATCGGCGATCCGACTATTCAAGCGGGTCGTAGCCGCCTCGGTGAAGCGGATGGCACCGCGCGATTCGCCTCATAGCGAGGAGTGTCCCTCTCAAGAGACCATATCTACTGATGGCTTGATAGGAATATTCCGAGCAGGATGGCCAGAACCGGCAAGCTGGAGGTAGAAGCGGCGAAACAAACTGCTTGTAACAGCAAATGATGCTGAGTACGCCTCTCTTGAGGAGTTCCAAGGGTCCTCGTCAAATGTCCCAGAAGACGATGCACTTCAGAAAAGATCAATCGAGATCCCACCGATGCTGCCGCAGGCCTCGGATGTACGACCACATCCACACCACATTCGGCCAAGCGGGCCCCATTGAGTCGTATCGCCTCTCTGATACGACGCCTTAGCAGGTTCCTCCTGACCGCTTTACCCAGCTTGCGGCCGACCGAGACGCCAAAGCGGGGACGTCGAATGCCGTTCCTCAAATAGAACAGTTGAATCTGCCGGCCGCGCAGCGCCTTACCGCCGGCATAAACCCGCCGGTATTGTTCAGCGGTCAACAGGCGACTCGATTTTGGAAAACTGCAGTCCAAAGCCCTACGAGATCAGGGGGTCAAACGCTTGCGGCCCTTGGCACGACGGCGTTTGATGATAAGCCGCCCCGACCTGGTCCTCATTCGAGCCCTGAAGCCGTGGGTCTTGGCGCGCTTGCGATTGTTGGGACGAAAAGTCGGCCTCATAGGCACCCCGAAGGATCGTCTCTGGTGCTCCTGTCCAAGGCCAGTTCTTATAGCACAGGCCTTTTTGGACTGTCAATCCAACCGGCAGGAACCGCGCACCCCCAAGGGATCCTTTTGAGTTGAACCTCTGCCCCCTGCTATGGTATCGTTTACGGGTTTTCAACATCCTCTTTTTTAATCTTTATTTGCCTGTTTAAACCCTTTTCTATTACATTTTACGAAAACACTCTCTCCCTGAAGCTCTGGCAAGAAGCGGCAAGCCCTCTCCCTATGAATGCTTGGCAACAGATCTTGAAGTGCGTCGAAAACAAACTCAACAGACAGACCTACACGACCTGGTTCAAGCCCACCCAGTTCCAGAGTTTGCAGGCTGACAACACCCTCCACGTGACCGTCCCCAACCTGACGTTCGAAAGCTGGATCGTGGAGCACTTCTCCGAAATCCTCGACGACGCGGTTCGCGAGTCACACTTTGAAGACCTCAAAATTCGCTTCCACGCCAAGATCGCCGACCACCCCGAGCCCGCTCAGAAAAATATTCCGTACCAACGGGAACTCGACTTCACCGCCGATGAGAACCTGCTGAATCCCAAGTACACCTTCGATCGGTTTGTGGTCGCCTCCTGCAACCAGTTCGCCCATGCCGCCGCCCTGGCCGTCGCCGAGGCTCCGAGCCGGATCTATAACCCGCTGTTCATCTACGGCGGTGCGGGCCTGGGAAAGACCCATCTGATGCAGGCTGTTGGTCACAAGGTCCGGTCCATCTCCAAAGCAGCTCGTTTGAGCTACGTATCATCGGAAAAATTCACCAACGAGGTGGTCAACGCCATTCGCTACGATAAGACCTTGGCTTTGCGGGAAAAATACAGGAACGTCGACGTGCTTCTCGTCGACGACATTCATTTCATCTCCGGTAAGCAGGCGACTCAGCAGGAATTCTTCCATACGTTCAACACCCTTTACGATGCCCAAAAGCAGATTGTCCTCTCCAGCGACCTTCTCCCAAAAGAGATTCCCGATATTCAGAACCGCCTGACGTCGCGCCTTGAGTGGGGTTTGATTGCCGACATTCAAATGCCCGATCTGGAAACCAAGGTCGCGATCTTGAAAAAAAAGGCCGAGTTTGAAAATTGTGAACTCCCCGACAACGTGGCCTTTTTCATTGCCAGCAAGATTGAGTCGAACATCAGGGAACTGGAGGGATCCCTGAACCGGTTGATCGCCTTCTGTTCCCTGACCGGAGAGCCCATCTCTCTTGGAATGGCTCAGCGGGTCCTGAAGAATACGCTGAAGACCCGAGAGAGAAACGTCTCCATCGAGCGCATTCAAAAGGTCGTCGCCGACTACTTCAGTGTCAAGGTTTCAGCTCTGAAGGCAAGGAGCAACTCGAAAGCCATCACCCAACCGCGACAGATCGGGATGTACCTCTGCAGAAACCTGACCTCCGCCTCCCTGCCCGAGGTCGGTCGGGCCTTCGGCGGCAAGCACCACACGACCGTCATGCACTCCATCAGGAAGGTGGAGACCAAGCGTTCCAACGAAAAAGATTTCAACAACCTGATCGACATGTTTCTGGAGTCATTGGAATGAGTCAGCGCGTTTTCCACAAGGAGCACCGGGAAGAACCCTGTGGAAATTGTGTGGATTTCTTCGGCAGTTCTTTTTTCCGCACGTTTTCCACGCGGTTCTCCTTAGGTTTTTGCACAGGGTTTGTCGTTGAAAAGGCATGACATCGGGGACTTTTCCTCGTTTTCAACAGCGTTACCAACACTACGAATAGTTATTACTGAAACTAAATCTCATGGAATTTACAGTTAGAAAATTTGACATTCTGCAAGAGGTCGGATTGACCCAGGGAGCTGTCGAGAAAAAGACGACGATTCCCATTCTGGCCAATCTGCTGCTGGATGCCGGTTCGGGCGAAATAAACCTTGCAGCTACCAACCTGGATCTGGGAATCAAGAGTTCTTGTGTGGCAAAGGTTGAAGAACCCGGCGCCGTCACCACGCCAGCCAAGAATTTCCTGGATATCCTTCGGTCCCTTCCCGATGAGGAAGTCCGGATCAAGAAGCTGGAAAACAACTGGTTGCGGATCGAGTGTTCTTCGGCCTCATTCAAGCTGGTAGGACTGCCGACCGACAATTTTCCTACACTACCTGCGTTTGAGACGGCTTTGGTGGAGATTTCCGCCAGGGACTTGCTCGGTCTGATCAACAAGACTATCTTTTCGGTAGCTGAGGAAGAAGTCCGGTTTGCTCTCAACGGAGCGCTCCTTCTGGTCAAGCCCTTGAGCCTGACCATGGTTGCGACGGACGGTCACCGATTGGCACACGTGGAGAGGCCGGCCAAATTTGAGAACTTATCCACCGAAATCAGTGCCTTGATACCGAAGAAAGCCCTGGCGGAGTTGCAACGGCTGCTGTCGGAAGCGGGCGAAAAGGATACGGTGAGCTTTGGCCAGGACGAGACCCACCTGTTCTTTCAAATGGGCAAGCGTTTGCTGGTGTCCCGAATGGTGACGGGACAATTCCCCAATTATGAGGCGGTGCTTCCCAAAGAGAACCATCGGAGCGTCGTGTTGGACCGTGAGGAATTGGCCACTGCCATCAGGAGGGTGTCGCTATTGGCTGACAACAAATCTCACACGGTCCAAATTGTATTGGACAACAACAAGCTGGAGATTCGATCGAGCAACTCCGAACTCGGAGAAGCCAGGGATGAGCTGGATACCGATTATTCCGCCGGAAAGATCGACATCGGATTCAACTGCCAGTACCTTCTGGATTTTCTCGCAGCTACCGAGGATTCCTCCGTAAGCTTCGATTTCAAGGATGATGAAAGCGCGGGACAACTCCGTCCCGCCAGCGCGGAGGACTATCGCTATCGTTATGTGGTCATGCCAATGAGGGTCTAACCCGTGTTTACCGCCGGGTCGGAATGATTCTCTCTCAGTTGTCAGTCAGGTTTTTTCGGAACTTCACGGAATGCCGCCTCGGTTTCTCCAAGGGAGCCAACTGGATCCTTGGGAGCAACGGCCATGGCAAGACCAATCTTTTGGAAGCCATCCATGTCCTGGCTTTGAGTCGGTCTTTCCGGACTCACCAATCCAGCGACCTGATTCAGTGGGAATCCGGGCAGTCCTACCTGGGGGGCGAGGTTAGAAGTCGGGACAGCGACTACTGGCTTTCTGTCGAGCAAAAACCGCTTTCGCGCAGGTATTGCGTCAACCGGTCTCGGGTGGATCTCCTGGAGTATGTCGGCCGCCTGAGCGTCGTCGTTTTTTCCACCGCCCAGGTAGAGCAGTTCAAGTCTGGCGATGCCAGCCGACGCCGCTTGCTCGATCGAGGCCTCTATCCTCTTCAACCAACTCATCTGAAAAGGGTTTTGGACTACGGGCGAGTTATCAGACAGAAGAATTCTCTACTGCGGGAAGGCCCTTCCGGCTATAATAACCGCAGCCGTGATTTGTTGGAGAGTTGGAACCTGCAGATAGCGGCCCTGGGAGCAAGAATCATCCAGTCACGACACGGATATATCGAGAAGATCCGGAGCAAATTACTCCTCCGCAACAACCGCTTCACCCCAGAAAACCTGACGCTGCACTACGTTGCCTCGTCCGAGGTGGATGCCGGCGCCAGCCTGGCAGAGATCCAAGAACAATTGACGGCAATGCTGACCTCGGGACGCGAAAGCGAATTTCGAGCTCGCAGGGCCCTGATCGGGCCTCACCGAGACCGCATTTCCATGGATGTGGATGGCAGGTGCATGCAACGCTTCGGGTCGGCAGGGCAGCAGAGGAGTTCCTTAATCGCATACCAGCTTGCCCAGATGGAGGTCCACTTTGACCTGCGTGGGGAGTATCCACTGTTTCTTATGGACGACCTGGATGCCGAGTTGGATGAACAGAGGATAGACCGGCTCCTGCAGGTCCTTGGGGCCAAGGCGCAGTTGTTCATCACTACCAACAAGCCGGATTTCATACGAGGCAGATCAGTTGAGTTCACTGGGGACAGGGGATCGAAAGTGTTCCACGTCGAGTCGGGGCGTTTTGCGGAAACGACCCCTGTCCACTAAACCCTTCCCGGGAAAAAGGCACGATCGATGAGTGACCTTGGCGAAGCGAATCCGAAGCCTGAGCCCAGCAGGGCGGCCGGCCTGACCGGGCGCAGGAAGTCGAACGGCGGAGAACTCGACTACGATGCTTCCAGCATCAAGGTGCTAGAGGGGCTGGAGGCCGTTCGAAAACGTCCGGCCATGTACATCGGTTCGACTCGCGAGGAAGGGTTGCACCACCTGGCTTACGAGGTGGTGGACAACTCCATCGACGAAGTGCTGGCGGGGTTCTGCGATCGGGTGGATGTGACCATTCACGTGGACAACTCCATCACGGTGGTGGATAACGGTCGGGGCATTCCGGTCGACTACCACGAGGGGGAGAAGAAGTCGGCGGCCGAAGTGGTAATGACGACCTTGCACTCCGGCGGCAAGTTCGACGACAACAGCTACAAGGTCTCCGGAGGCCTGCACGGAGTGGGGGTCTCCTGCGTGAATGCCCTGGCCGAGGAATTGGAACTGGAGATCTGGAGAGACTCCAGAGTCTACCAGCAGTCCTACCGCCGCGGGCGGCCGCTCGCCCCCCTGCAGGAAACCGGGAGGACCGATCGCCGCGGCACCAAGATCACCTTCAGGCCCGATTCCACCATCTTCGACACGCTGGACTTTCACTTCGACACCTTGTCTCAGCGCCTGCGTGAACTCTCCTTTCTGAACAAGGGCGTGGTGATCACCGTAACAGACGAACGAAGCGACAAGACCCACCAGTTCAAATACGCCGGTGGGATTTCCGAATTCGTCAAGCACCTGAACCGAAACAGGACGGTGTTGCATCGCCCGCCGATTCACTTCGAGGCCGAGCGGCAGACATCCAGCGGGGAGTTGATTCGATTGGAAGTGGCCATTCAGTATAACGACGGCTACGCTGAGAATGTCTTTTCCTTCGCCAACAACATCAACACCGTCGACGGAGGCACCCACCTCTCGGGTTTCCGGTCGGCGCTTACCCGTTCCATTAACAGCTACGGTCAGGCTACGGGCCTCTTCCGGGACCTCAAGGAAAACCTCAGCGGTGATGACGTCAGAGAAGGCCTGTCTGCCGTCATCAGCGTCAAATTGCCTCAGCCGCAGTTCGAGGGACAGACGAAGGGAAAGCTCAACAGCGACATCAAGGGGTTGGTGGAAGCCTTCATCAACGAGCACCTGGGGGACTTCCTGGAAAAAACACCCGCGGTGGCACGGAAGATCATCCTCAAGGCCGTGGAGGCGGCGCGCGCTCGCGAGGCCGCCCGCAAGGCCCGAGAGCTGACCCGGCGCAAGGGTGCCCTGGATTCCGCATCCCTGCCCGGGAAGCTGGCCGATTGCCAGGAGAAGGACCCGGCTCATTGCGAGATCTTTGTGGTGGAGGGCGATTCCGCCGGCGGTTCGGCCAAGCAGGGCCGGGATCGGAAGTTCCAGGCGATTCTGCCGCTGAAGGGGAAGATCCTCAACGTCGAAAAAGCCCGCTATGACAAGATGCTGGGACATGACGAGATCCGGGCGATGGTTACTGCGCTAGGCACCGGAATAGGTGCCGACGACTTTGACGCCGCCAAGCTTCGCTACCACAAGATCATCATCATGACCGACGCCGATGTGGACGGCTCCCACATCCGTACGCTGTTGCTGACCTTCTTCTTCCGTCAAATGGTGGGGTTGATCGAGAGAGGACATGTCTTTATTGCCCAGCCGCCTCTGTTCAAGGTCAAGAAGGGGCGAAAGGAATGGTACGTCCGGGACGAAAAGTCCATGACCAGGGAGCTCATGCGCAACGCCACCGAAGACCTGGTCGTCCGGGCCGGCAAGAGCGGACAAATTCTTCAGTCCCGCCGGTTGAACTCGTTCTTGGAGAAGCTGGTGGACTATCGGAAGTTCTTCGCCAAGCTCGAAAAGCGTCTGGGAGATCGAGCCCTGGTCGAGGTGCTGCTGCACGGCGGCCTTCACAACAGGAGGCAGCTCAGGGATGAGGCCTTTCTCACCGGTTTGCTGGAGCCGATCCGGGGTCTGGGGTATCACCCCGAGGTCGTTCGTGACCCGGAACACAGCCTCTTCAAGCTGGTCATCCCGGCCAGAACCGGCAACGGCGCCTCTGGCAGGGTGGTCGACCTCCAGTTTGTGACCCTGCCCGAATTCAGGAGTGCCGTGAGCCTCAAGCGCGGCTTCGGCGACTTGGATCAGCCTCCCTTCGCGATCGACGGCAAGAACGATTCCGTGGTGGAACTGGCCAGTCGAGACGAACTCCTGGACACAGTGATTGCACTGGGGAAAAAGGGATTTCAGATTCAGCGATACAAGGGACTGGGCGAGATGAATCCGGAGCAACTCTGGGAAACCACCATGGATCCGGAAGCACGCTCGCTGCTGCAGGTGCGGATTGAAGACGCGGTGGTAACCGATGAAGTCTTCACCATTCTCATGGGAGATGCCGTCGAACCGCGCCGCCGGTTTATCGAAGACAACGCCCTGGAGGTGAAGAACCTGGATGTGTAGTCCGCATGCCTCGCCAGACTGTCGGCGAAGGGCCGACTAGATCAAATTGACGCCATTCCGGCGTCCCCTCCCAACCGGGCAGAGTCAACCCGACAACCTCATGGAAAGCTCGATACCCCGCAATCAAGTACCGATCAACATCGAAGAGGAGATGAGGCGCTCCTACCTGGACTATTCCATGAGCGTGATCATCGGCCGTGCGCTGCCCGACGTTCGGGATGGGCTCAAGCCGGTCCATCGCAGGATCCTGCACGGGATGCGGGAGATGGGACTGACGCCCAACAAGCCCTACCGCAAGTGCGCCAAGATCGTCGGGGAGGTCATGGGCAACTTTCACCCTCATGGAGATAATGCCATCTATGACGCCCAGGTGCGGATGGCTCAGCACTTCGCCATGCGCTACCCGCTGGTGGACGGCCAGGGGAACTTCGGATCGGTGGACGGAGACCCTCCAGCGGCCATGCGCTACACCGAGGCCCGCCTGGCCAGCATTTCCCGGGAGATTCTGGCCGACATCGAAATGGACACGGTGGATTTCGTTCCCAACTACGATGAGAGCCAGCTCGAGCCCGCCTGTCTGCCTACCCGGATTCCCAACCTGCTTGTGAATGGTTCGGCCGGCATCGCGGTGGGGATGGCCACCAATATTCCCCCGCACAACCTGACCGAGGTGATCAACGCGGTGATTCGCCTGGTGGAGAAGCCCGACGCCACGCTGGAGGAACTGGCGAAGATCGTGCCGGGGCCGGACTTCCCCACCGGGGGGGTGATCTACGGTAGGGAAGGAATCGCCAAGGCCTACGCCACGGGGCGGGGCTCGATCGTCATCCGGGCCAAGGCCGCCATCGAGACACAGGCCCGTGGCGATCGTCCCATGATCGTGATCACCGAAATCCCGTTTCAGGTCAACAAGGCCAAGCTGATCGAAAAGATTGCGGATCTGGTCCAGACCAAGAGAATCGACGGCATCTCGGACCTGCGCGACGAATCGGACCGCGACGGCATGCGCATCGTGGTGGAGCTGCGGCGCGGCGAACAGCCGGAAGTCATCTTGAACAATCTCTACAAGCTCACGCCCATGCAAAGCAGCTTCGGCGTGATCATGCTGGCGATCGCCGACGGCCAACCGCGAGTCCTGACCCTGGTGGATGCCCTGCGGAGCTTTGTGAATCACCGCAGCGAGGTTATTCGGCGCCGTAGCCGCTTCCTGTTGAAAAAGGCTGAAGAAAGGGCCCACATCCTGGAGGGCCTCTTCAAGGCGCTGGACCATATCGACCGCGTGATCCGGATCATCCGCCGGTCCAGGTCTCCCCAGGAAGCCCGGGACCGCCTGATGGCGGAATTCGCGCTCTCCGCCGTCCAGGCGCGCCATATCCTGGATATGCAGTTGCGGGCCCTCACCGGCCTGGAGCGCGAGAAGCTGGATCAGGAGTATGCCGAGCTATCCAGGCAAATCGCCGAGCTCCGGGAGATCCTTTCCAGCGACGTCGCCCTGAAGAAGCTACTGGTGCAGGAACTCAAGGCGGTCCGCAAGCAGTACGGGGACGAGCGTCGCACGGCCATCGTGGACGAGGCCGCCGAGATTACGCTGGAGGACTTGATCGCCGTCGAGGACGTGGTGGTCACCGTGACCCATACGGGGTATCTGAAGCGAACCCCCATCAGCATCTATCGCATGCAACATCGCGGCGGCAAGGGGCGTATCGGGATGCGCACCCGGGACCAGGATTTTGTCGAGACCCTTTTTGTGGCTTCCACCCACAGCTATCTGCTCATCTTCACCAATCAGGGGAAGATCTATTGGCTCAAGGTCTACGAGATCCCGGATGTGGGCAGCAGTGGCAAGGGCAAGGCCATCGTCAACCTGGTCAATTTCTCGCGCGGTGAGAAGGTAGCTGCCATGCTGCCGGTCACGGAGTTTGCCCAGGACCAGTACGTGATGTTCGCCACTCGGCGGGGAACGGTGAAGAAGACCCGGCTGGATAAGTTCAGTCGCCCGATGGCCAGGGGAATCCATGCGATCTCCCTGGACGAGGGAGATGAGCTGATCGGCGCGGAATTGACCTCGGGAGAGGATCAGATTTTCCTGGGAACCCACAAGGGCAAGTGCATCCGCTTCAGCGAGTCGGATGTCAGACACATGGGTCGGCCGGCACGCGGTGTCAGGGGCATCAAATTGGCCCGCAGCGATTACCTGGTCGGCATGACGGTGGGCGGGGATGAAGGCTTGATCCTGTCGGTCACCGAGAACGGCTACGGCAAGCGCACTCCGATCGGTGCCTATCGCCAACAGTCGCGAGGCGGCCAGGGCGTCATCAACATGAAGACCACCGATCGCAACGGGAAGGTGATGGCGATCATGAAGGTGAACAAGAGCTCGGGAATCATCCTCATCACCACCCAGGGGAAACTGATCCGCCTGAAAGCCGCAGCCATCAGAGCCGTGGGCAGAAGCACCCAGGGTGTGCTGTTGATGGATCTCGGCGAAGGCGATCAGGTGGCGGCGGCCTGCCTGATCACCCACCAGTCGGAGCAATTGCTGGATGGTCAATCCACCGTCGTACATTGACCGATCCGCCGCCCACCCGCATCCAACCGACCATCAAGCGGTTTCCACCCGTTCTTTCCTTCGATTCCACTTCAGGTACTTCCTCCGCCGGAAGGACTGTACCCCCATAGCCGTGACCACGGTGCCGTAGTAGCCCAGCATGACGTCGCACTTCAACTGCTCCCCCAGGCGAATGGCATTCTGCAGATTCTGATGATGCAGCCGGATGTCCTCGCCTCCCGTCCTTCGGTAGACCTTGGACCAGGTCTCCTGAGCCCTCAACTCTCCCGGCTGAACCCGGTCTTCCAGGCTGACCGATTGAGGAGTGATCACGAAGCCGTCCCGGGTAAAGCGGAGGGTGGCCTTGTGGCCGCGGATCACGTGGGCCACCTTGAAATTATTGGCCATGGAGGAGATCAGGGCTACCGTGGGGCCTCCGGGGTAGTCGCAGAGCATGTTGAAGGTGTCCGGGATCTGGGCGACGCTTTGGGTGAACTGCCAGGTCCCGCCGCTGGCAACCACCCGATCCGGGAAAGTCAACCCGGCGGCCTTGATGATTCGGGTCACGCGGTGGACAAAGAGGTCGGTTGCGACACCGCCGGAATAGTCCCAGTAGCGTCTCCACTGGAAGAAACGGCGCGGATCCCAGGGGCGCTTGGGCGCCGGACCCAGCCATGCCTTCCAGTCCAGGTTGGTCCGTGGATTGGCGTCCGGGTCGATGTCGTAGGCCCAGAAGTCGTCGGTGTAGTTTCGAGAGTAGTCGATCTGAGCCAGGACCAGTTTCCCCAGGACCCCCTCACGGATATAGCGGCCGGCAACCTCGTAGGATTCGTCCGACATGCCCTGCACCCCCACCTGCAGTTTCAGCTTGGAGCGCCGGACCCGTCGCACCACCTCCTTGGCCTGCCGGATGGTTTGGGTCATGGGCTTCTCCAGATAGATGTGCTTGCCGGCATCCAGGGCGTCCAGAGTCATACGGTGGTGCCAGTGCTCGGGCGTGGCAATCAAGACGTAGTCCAGCTCCTTTTGGGACAATAGGGTCCGGTAGTCGGAGTAGGCGGTGCCACCCGTCAGGGCGGCGGCGGCATCCAGGCGTTTGCGGAAGACGTCGCAAACTGCCGCCACTTTGATGTTGGCGCTGTCCTGCATGCCCAGCAGGGCTCTCATGTGGGAGTTGCCCATGCCGCCGCAACCGATGACCCCGACCAGAAGGCGCTCATTGGCCCCCGGGACGGCCAGGTAGCTGCGGGCGTTCCAGGCCGGGGCCAGGGCGGCGCCCATCCCCAGCCGTCTGAGAAAACCGCGGCGATCCACTCCTGGGTCCTTCATGATGATCTCCCTTCTTGGCTGATCCCTATATGGTTGGCCGGCCGCTGTTCCGGCGATTCAAGCCGTCGGCCGGGTGGCGGCGCCGGAAGGCCGCAGCAGGCGTTCCAGGTTGCCGGAAAAAATGAGCCGTCTCTCGCGGGACGAGACCCCCAATCGATCCAGCGCCGCCCGCTGAGCCAGCAAGATGTCTTTTCTCCATCCCCGGGGAAACACGGTAGAGTCGCTTCCAAACAGCAGGCGTTCGGGCCCGAAGGCGTTCTCCTCCAGCA
This genomic window from Acidobacteriota bacterium contains:
- a CDS encoding Gfo/Idh/MocA family oxidoreductase, encoding MKDPGVDRRGFLRRLGMGAALAPAWNARSYLAVPGANERLLVGVIGCGGMGNSHMRALLGMQDSANIKVAAVCDVFRKRLDAAAALTGGTAYSDYRTLLSQKELDYVLIATPEHWHHRMTLDALDAGKHIYLEKPMTQTIRQAKEVVRRVRRSKLKLQVGVQGMSDESYEVAGRYIREGVLGKLVLAQIDYSRNYTDDFWAYDIDPDANPRTNLDWKAWLGPAPKRPWDPRRFFQWRRYWDYSGGVATDLFVHRVTRIIKAAGLTFPDRVVASGGTWQFTQSVAQIPDTFNMLCDYPGGPTVALISSMANNFKVAHVIRGHKATLRFTRDGFVITPQSVSLEDRVQPGELRAQETWSKVYRRTGGEDIRLHHQNLQNAIRLGEQLKCDVMLGYYGTVVTAMGVQSFRRRKYLKWNRRKERVETA